The genomic stretch CTGCTTCTGGTGCAGTCCGCAGTCTCCGGTGTGAAGAACCCTGGAACCCTGAGCGACGAGCACCTTCAGTGGTTTCGATATGCAGGTTCCGGAGAGATGCTGAAGAGTCCAATCCCAGTTGTAATCATCGTAAGTGCAGAAGTCCTTGTTGCATCCCATTAGTTTATAGTACACTTCCCTGGAGATGGCTACTCCGATGTTGTGTTTGGTGGACATCCATCCGGTGGTTAAGACTTTGTTGGATAGCGTAGCAAACCCGTGAGGCTCGTTATGGTTCCCCAAAGCTAGCACGTCGCAATCCGGACAGTTGTTATTCCGGAATTCTATCATGGATGTATAGAAGTGGAAAAAGTCAGGTAAGATGTAGTTGTCTTCTTCGAGGAACACCGCGAAACCGCCGTAGCCTCGCAAGACCTGAAGTCGCTCCCACGCGAAGTGTAACTTCCACCACCAGTGATGTTTAGTTTGAGTCACGGATGCTTCCCGGTAATGTCCGTAACTATCCGGGTATTCCGCATTCAAGCATCCTGTTTCACGGGCATCCTCTTTGGATGCATCCCGTTTGCAGTCACGTGGATCCTGTCCGGGAAACTCGTCGGGATACAGCTGAGTACTAAACGGGAAATAAATTTGCAGTACCTTGCAGAAAGTGATGCCTTGCACAATGGACTCGATTTCCGCTGAGAAGTAATCATGGCTGAAGATGACGAGGAAGTTATGGACCTCGGATGTTCTCTCCAGAGACTTGATAAGGAGTTTAAGGTATTCCGGTCTGTTGTGGACCTGCACGACCAGAACCAGCTGCGGCGCCAATGGAAACCTATCTCCATTTAGAATAACTTGTCTGTAATTGGCAATGTAAAGGGACTGAGTCAAGTCTGCCAGGGA from Doryrhamphus excisus isolate RoL2022-K1 chromosome 1, RoL_Dexc_1.0, whole genome shotgun sequence encodes the following:
- the LOC131130210 gene encoding alpha-1,6-mannosyl-glycoprotein 2-beta-N-acetylglucosaminyltransferase; this encodes MMRLRLGKRNLLLLLGVSFAVWTFLISTRVLSVSDPEPTVVTRHHTSDKVKLDLGGSLADLTQSLYIANYRQVILNGDRFPLAPQLVLVVQVHNRPEYLKLLIKSLERTSEVHNFLVIFSHDYFSAEIESIVQGITFCKVLQIYFPFSTQLYPDEFPGQDPRDCKRDASKEDARETGCLNAEYPDSYGHYREASVTQTKHHWWWKLHFAWERLQVLRGYGGFAVFLEEDNYILPDFFHFYTSMIEFRNNNCPDCDVLALGNHNEPHGFATLSNKVLTTGWMSTKHNIGVAISREVYYKLMGCNKDFCTYDDYNWDWTLQHLSGTCISKPLKVLVAQGSRVLHTGDCGLHQKQNCRPEWALQKVEQTLQAAKSGFFPSSLVITASEKAEHKEHMKNGGWGDIRDHNLCSNYAKRL